From the Solanum pennellii chromosome 4, SPENNV200 genome, one window contains:
- the LOC107015563 gene encoding protein TRIGALACTOSYLDIACYLGLYCEROL 3, chloroplastic isoform X2, giving the protein MVSFVGSVMSPAVNFCKSSGVASTSSSSYMKTFFPNFDLGKPLLLRSLTNRKDKWTVCACAAPTRDYKAADSDRVPNTKFNESAKSENVSLLREPEDDSDVLIECRNVCKSFGDKHILRGVSLKIRHGEAVGIIGPSGTGKSTILKIMAGLLAPDKGEVLIRGKLRNGLVSDEEISGLRIGLVFQSAALFDSLTVRENVGFLLYENSAMPEDQIAQLVSETLAAVGLKEVEDRLPSELSGGMKKRVALARSIIFDTTKDVVEPEVLLYDEPTAGLDPIASTVVEDLIRSVHVAGEDALGKPGKIASYVVVTHQHSTIKRAVDRLIFLYEGKVVWQGMTHEFSTSTNPIVRQFASGSLDGPIRY; this is encoded by the exons ATGGTTTCTTTTGTGGGTTCTGTTATGTCACCTGCTGTCAACTTTTGCAAAAGCAGCGGTGTCgcttctacttcttcttctagctacatgaaaacattttttccCAATTTTGATTTAGGAAAGCCATTATTGCTGCGTTCCCTGACGAATAGGAAGGATAAATGGACTGTTTGTGCTTGTGCTGCACCCACTCGGGACTACAAAGCTGCTGATTCTGATAGAGTTCCCAATACAAAATTCAAT GAATCTGCTAAATCGGAGAATGTGAGCTTGTTGAGAGAGCCTGAGGATGACTCAGATGTGCTTATTGAGTGTAGAAATGTGTGCAAGTCATTTGGCGACAAGCATATCTTAAGAGGTGTGAGCTTAAAG ATCAGACATGGTGAGGCTGTTGGAATTATTGGGCCTTCTGGCACAGGGAAATCAACAATCTTAAAGATAATGGCTGGTCTACTTGCTCCTGATAAA GGGGAAGTCTTAATCCGAGGTAAACTGCGTAATGGATTAGTGAGTGATGAGGAAATTTCTGGGCTTAGGATTGGCTTA GTGTTTCAGAGTGCTGCGCTTTTTGATTCATTAACTGTTCGTGAAAATGTTGGTTTCTTGCT ATATGAGAATTCAGCTATGCCAGAGGATCAAATTGCACAGCTTGTATCCGAAACTTTAGCTGCTGTTGGTTTGAAG GAAGTTGAAGACCGATTACCCTCTGAATTGTCTGGTGGTATGAAGAAAAGAGTTGCTCTAGCTCGTTCTATAATTTTTGATACCACCAAAGACGTAGTAGAGCCAGAG GTGCTCTTGTATGATGAACCAACAGCTGGACTTGATCCGATTGCATCAACCGTTGTAGAAGATCTCATTCGCTCGGTTCACGTGGCAGGCGAGGATGCACTTGGGAAGCCTGGGAAGATTGCATCATATGTTGTTGTCACACATCAACACAGTACTATTAAAAGAGCTGTCGACAG GCTAATATTTCTTTATGAAGGTAAGGTTGTCTGGCAGGGAATGACTCATGAGTTCTCCACATCAACTAATCCTATTGTTCGGCAG TTTGCCTCAGGGAGTTTGGATGGTCCTATTAGATATTAG
- the LOC107015563 gene encoding protein TRIGALACTOSYLDIACYLGLYCEROL 3, chloroplastic isoform X3, producing MVSFVGSVMSPAVNFCKSSGVASTSSSSYMKTFFPNFDLGKPLLLRSLTNRKDKWTVCACAAPTRDYKAADSDRVPNTKFNIRHGEAVGIIGPSGTGKSTILKIMAGLLAPDKGEVLIRGKLRNGLVSDEEISGLRIGLVFQSAALFDSLTVRENVGFLLYENSAMPEDQIAQLVSETLAAVGLKEVEDRLPSELSGGMKKRVALARSIIFDTTKDVVEPEVLLYDEPTAGLDPIASTVVEDLIRSVHVAGEDALGKPGKIASYVVVTHQHSTIKRAVDRLIFLYEGKVVWQGMTHEFSTSTNPIVRQFASGSLDGPIRY from the exons ATGGTTTCTTTTGTGGGTTCTGTTATGTCACCTGCTGTCAACTTTTGCAAAAGCAGCGGTGTCgcttctacttcttcttctagctacatgaaaacattttttccCAATTTTGATTTAGGAAAGCCATTATTGCTGCGTTCCCTGACGAATAGGAAGGATAAATGGACTGTTTGTGCTTGTGCTGCACCCACTCGGGACTACAAAGCTGCTGATTCTGATAGAGTTCCCAATACAAAATTCAAT ATCAGACATGGTGAGGCTGTTGGAATTATTGGGCCTTCTGGCACAGGGAAATCAACAATCTTAAAGATAATGGCTGGTCTACTTGCTCCTGATAAA GGGGAAGTCTTAATCCGAGGTAAACTGCGTAATGGATTAGTGAGTGATGAGGAAATTTCTGGGCTTAGGATTGGCTTA GTGTTTCAGAGTGCTGCGCTTTTTGATTCATTAACTGTTCGTGAAAATGTTGGTTTCTTGCT ATATGAGAATTCAGCTATGCCAGAGGATCAAATTGCACAGCTTGTATCCGAAACTTTAGCTGCTGTTGGTTTGAAG GAAGTTGAAGACCGATTACCCTCTGAATTGTCTGGTGGTATGAAGAAAAGAGTTGCTCTAGCTCGTTCTATAATTTTTGATACCACCAAAGACGTAGTAGAGCCAGAG GTGCTCTTGTATGATGAACCAACAGCTGGACTTGATCCGATTGCATCAACCGTTGTAGAAGATCTCATTCGCTCGGTTCACGTGGCAGGCGAGGATGCACTTGGGAAGCCTGGGAAGATTGCATCATATGTTGTTGTCACACATCAACACAGTACTATTAAAAGAGCTGTCGACAG GCTAATATTTCTTTATGAAGGTAAGGTTGTCTGGCAGGGAATGACTCATGAGTTCTCCACATCAACTAATCCTATTGTTCGGCAG TTTGCCTCAGGGAGTTTGGATGGTCCTATTAGATATTAG
- the LOC107015563 gene encoding protein TRIGALACTOSYLDIACYLGLYCEROL 3, chloroplastic isoform X1 gives MVSFVGSVMSPAVNFCKSSGVASTSSSSYMKTFFPNFDLGKPLLLRSLTNRKDKWTVCACAAPTRDYKAADSDRVPNTKFNKESAKSENVSLLREPEDDSDVLIECRNVCKSFGDKHILRGVSLKIRHGEAVGIIGPSGTGKSTILKIMAGLLAPDKGEVLIRGKLRNGLVSDEEISGLRIGLVFQSAALFDSLTVRENVGFLLYENSAMPEDQIAQLVSETLAAVGLKEVEDRLPSELSGGMKKRVALARSIIFDTTKDVVEPEVLLYDEPTAGLDPIASTVVEDLIRSVHVAGEDALGKPGKIASYVVVTHQHSTIKRAVDRLIFLYEGKVVWQGMTHEFSTSTNPIVRQFASGSLDGPIRY, from the exons ATGGTTTCTTTTGTGGGTTCTGTTATGTCACCTGCTGTCAACTTTTGCAAAAGCAGCGGTGTCgcttctacttcttcttctagctacatgaaaacattttttccCAATTTTGATTTAGGAAAGCCATTATTGCTGCGTTCCCTGACGAATAGGAAGGATAAATGGACTGTTTGTGCTTGTGCTGCACCCACTCGGGACTACAAAGCTGCTGATTCTGATAGAGTTCCCAATACAAAATTCAAT AAGGAATCTGCTAAATCGGAGAATGTGAGCTTGTTGAGAGAGCCTGAGGATGACTCAGATGTGCTTATTGAGTGTAGAAATGTGTGCAAGTCATTTGGCGACAAGCATATCTTAAGAGGTGTGAGCTTAAAG ATCAGACATGGTGAGGCTGTTGGAATTATTGGGCCTTCTGGCACAGGGAAATCAACAATCTTAAAGATAATGGCTGGTCTACTTGCTCCTGATAAA GGGGAAGTCTTAATCCGAGGTAAACTGCGTAATGGATTAGTGAGTGATGAGGAAATTTCTGGGCTTAGGATTGGCTTA GTGTTTCAGAGTGCTGCGCTTTTTGATTCATTAACTGTTCGTGAAAATGTTGGTTTCTTGCT ATATGAGAATTCAGCTATGCCAGAGGATCAAATTGCACAGCTTGTATCCGAAACTTTAGCTGCTGTTGGTTTGAAG GAAGTTGAAGACCGATTACCCTCTGAATTGTCTGGTGGTATGAAGAAAAGAGTTGCTCTAGCTCGTTCTATAATTTTTGATACCACCAAAGACGTAGTAGAGCCAGAG GTGCTCTTGTATGATGAACCAACAGCTGGACTTGATCCGATTGCATCAACCGTTGTAGAAGATCTCATTCGCTCGGTTCACGTGGCAGGCGAGGATGCACTTGGGAAGCCTGGGAAGATTGCATCATATGTTGTTGTCACACATCAACACAGTACTATTAAAAGAGCTGTCGACAG GCTAATATTTCTTTATGAAGGTAAGGTTGTCTGGCAGGGAATGACTCATGAGTTCTCCACATCAACTAATCCTATTGTTCGGCAG TTTGCCTCAGGGAGTTTGGATGGTCCTATTAGATATTAG